One part of the Vicinamibacterales bacterium genome encodes these proteins:
- a CDS encoding ABC transporter permease, which produces MHDLKYGLRMLVRSPGFSLVAVLSLALGIGANTAIFSLINALLLRPLPVDDAATLMSIATTDQRNAGNLQVSHLNFKDLRAQNAAFADMAAFSFNGLNFSNGKESQPINAQIVTANYFSVLGVHLPLGRGFLQAEEDTSVPVVVLSDGFWTRTLGADPGVIGRTISLNQTPYTVVGVAPKRFDGTLLGGGPDVWVPVTKALAPVTAWFETRRGLWLFVIGRLKPGVTPEQARSNLTSVFATLESTFPGDNKGRSVAVVPLLEARLNPTGQGPNLILQISSLLMVIVGIVLLIACANIANLLLARASKRRREVAIRLALGASRGRLVRQLLTESVLLSLLGGAAGLLLAYWTLDALVGAPLPLPIPVDSGIAADGRVLLFTLGLAVMTGVIFGLVPALQSSRADVVPVLKNELVPSSGARRGLWSLFSLRHGLVVAQVALSLISLIAAGLFLRSLRHQQQIDPGFQTAGVLIVNFNLARSGYTPERGQVFFDALVDRAAALPGVQHATIASGPPLAGGLARSVFPEGMDTTTRDRVLVQVNAVGVDYFDTLGVPLLRGRAFTPGDRPQSPRVVVVNETMAQKFWPGQDAIGKRFKFFGDADYSTIVGVAKDSKYNAIAEAPIPFIYEAFRQRYSGGATLHVRTAGDAASLAAAVRHEVQQIDPTVPVFNARTLEVQIANSLQPLRMNVVLLGVFGALALVLASIGLYGVTNYSVTQRTREIGVRMALGADPRSVLALVLGHGMLLVGLGLALGLAVALAGAGSLSALVVGVNPRDPVTLCATAGGLGLVALVANYVPARRATRIDPLVALRTD; this is translated from the coding sequence ATGCATGACCTGAAATACGGCCTCCGGATGCTCGTCAGGAGCCCCGGCTTCAGTCTCGTCGCGGTGTTGTCGCTGGCGCTCGGCATCGGCGCCAACACCGCGATCTTCAGTCTGATCAACGCGCTCCTGCTCCGGCCGCTGCCCGTGGACGACGCGGCGACGCTCATGTCGATTGCGACGACGGACCAGCGCAACGCCGGCAACCTGCAGGTCTCGCATCTCAACTTCAAGGATCTGCGCGCGCAGAACGCCGCCTTCGCCGACATGGCGGCGTTCTCGTTCAACGGCCTGAACTTCAGCAACGGCAAGGAATCGCAGCCGATCAACGCGCAGATCGTCACCGCGAACTACTTTTCGGTGCTCGGCGTGCACCTGCCGCTCGGGCGCGGGTTCCTGCAGGCCGAGGAAGACACGAGCGTTCCGGTGGTGGTGCTGAGCGACGGGTTCTGGACGCGGACGCTGGGCGCCGACCCAGGCGTGATCGGCAGGACGATCTCGCTCAACCAGACGCCGTACACCGTCGTCGGCGTCGCGCCGAAGAGGTTCGACGGCACGCTTCTCGGTGGAGGCCCTGACGTCTGGGTTCCCGTGACGAAGGCGCTCGCTCCCGTCACCGCATGGTTCGAGACACGGCGCGGGCTCTGGCTCTTCGTCATCGGCCGGCTGAAGCCCGGCGTCACGCCCGAACAGGCGCGTTCGAACCTCACGTCGGTCTTCGCCACGCTCGAATCGACCTTTCCAGGCGACAACAAGGGTCGCAGCGTAGCGGTCGTGCCACTGCTCGAAGCACGGTTGAACCCGACGGGCCAGGGGCCCAATCTGATCCTGCAGATTTCGTCGCTGCTGATGGTCATCGTCGGCATCGTGCTGCTGATCGCCTGCGCCAACATCGCCAACCTGCTGCTGGCTCGCGCCTCGAAGCGGCGCCGCGAGGTGGCGATCCGGCTGGCGCTCGGAGCGTCGCGCGGACGGCTCGTCCGCCAGTTGCTGACCGAGAGCGTGCTCTTGTCGTTGCTGGGGGGCGCCGCCGGCCTGCTCCTGGCGTACTGGACGCTCGACGCGCTGGTGGGAGCACCGCTGCCGCTGCCAATCCCCGTCGACAGCGGGATCGCCGCCGACGGCCGAGTCTTGCTTTTCACGCTGGGCCTCGCGGTGATGACTGGCGTCATCTTCGGCCTCGTACCGGCGCTGCAGTCATCGCGCGCCGACGTCGTGCCGGTGCTGAAGAACGAGCTCGTCCCGTCTTCAGGCGCGCGCCGCGGCTTGTGGTCGCTCTTCTCGCTGCGCCACGGCCTCGTCGTCGCCCAGGTGGCCCTGTCGCTCATTTCCCTGATCGCCGCCGGCCTCTTCCTGCGCAGCTTGCGTCACCAGCAACAGATCGATCCCGGCTTCCAGACCGCCGGCGTATTGATCGTCAACTTCAACCTGGCGCGGTCGGGCTATACGCCGGAGCGCGGCCAGGTGTTCTTCGACGCGCTCGTCGATCGCGCCGCCGCGTTGCCTGGGGTGCAGCACGCGACGATCGCGTCCGGCCCGCCGCTGGCCGGCGGCCTCGCGCGCAGCGTCTTCCCCGAGGGGATGGACACGACGACACGCGACCGCGTGCTGGTGCAGGTGAACGCCGTCGGAGTCGACTATTTCGACACGCTCGGCGTTCCGCTGCTGCGCGGCCGAGCCTTCACGCCTGGCGACCGGCCGCAATCGCCGCGCGTCGTCGTGGTCAACGAGACCATGGCGCAGAAGTTCTGGCCGGGCCAGGACGCGATCGGCAAGCGCTTCAAATTCTTCGGCGACGCAGACTACTCGACGATCGTCGGCGTCGCGAAAGACAGCAAGTACAACGCGATCGCGGAGGCGCCGATTCCGTTCATCTATGAGGCGTTCCGGCAGCGTTACAGCGGCGGCGCGACGCTGCACGTCCGCACCGCCGGCGACGCCGCCTCGCTGGCGGCGGCAGTCCGCCATGAGGTGCAGCAGATCGATCCGACCGTCCCGGTGTTCAACGCCCGCACGCTCGAGGTGCAGATCGCCAATTCGCTCCAGCCGCTCCGCATGAACGTCGTGCTGCTGGGCGTGTTCGGCGCGCTGGCCCTGGTCCTGGCGTCGATCGGCCTGTACGGCGTCACCAATTACTCGGTCACGCAGCGGACACGCGAGATCGGCGTGCGCATGGCGCTTGGCGCCGATCCGCGATCCGTGCTGGCGCTCGTGCTCGGCCACGGCATGCTGCTCGTCGGGCTCGGGCTCGCGCTCGGTCTGGCGGTGGCGCTGGCCGGAGCCGGCAGCCTCAGCGCGCTCGTCGTCGGGGTCAATCCCCGCGATCCCGTGACGCTCTGCGCCACGGCAGGCGGCCTGGGACTCGTCGCCTTGGTCGCCAACTACGTCCCGGCCCGCCGCGCGACGCGCATCGATCCGCTGGTCGCCCTGCGTACCGATTAG